One Bacteroidota bacterium genomic window carries:
- a CDS encoding SpoIIE family protein phosphatase, protein MTEQTSVGQYRKFSLFKYSKQSLFGYSLTFMLLLLAKFMGIVSFGYEQLILVAVWIYASVGIFLFWINSYTEISVTTRTVITVIEFANWLAIFWYTIFFLNEIRMVALFFSIIALVFMLSHSNFITSIAITLFFAITYIIISYICINFLQQKGDFTEHLYYVLVFVPTGIYISWMSEVYRKQLLKSRASEKATESARKELQKIFNELRANEIEIESKNAALQIKQIEIERINNSLKEANSEVYKKNSELTDSINYARYIQKAIVPGQQIIKQIFPGSFVFLKPKDIVSGDFCWTWQKDNFACIVAADCTGHGVPGAMLSMIGVSLLNEIVNINTITRPNFILEILKMRLINLFRYEKNGAIKDGIEVALCCIDYSTNKLYFSGSNNPLYLLSDGKLKIIKADPMPIGNHSYTINKEFTKHVIDVKMGDSFYIFSDGFADQFGGKQGKKYMYKRLQNLFLEIHTLAPEEQRKRVIQEFYDWKGIEEQVDDVLVVGVKLQ, encoded by the coding sequence ATGACAGAACAAACCTCCGTAGGACAGTACCGGAAATTTAGTTTGTTTAAGTATTCAAAACAGTCTTTGTTTGGGTATAGTTTAACCTTTATGTTGTTGTTGCTTGCCAAATTTATGGGCATAGTAAGTTTCGGCTATGAGCAGTTAATTCTTGTTGCAGTTTGGATCTATGCATCAGTTGGAATTTTTTTATTTTGGATCAATAGTTACACCGAGATTTCTGTAACCACTCGTACTGTAATTACCGTGATTGAATTTGCCAATTGGCTGGCAATTTTTTGGTACACCATATTTTTTCTCAACGAAATACGAATGGTAGCCTTGTTTTTTTCAATCATTGCTTTGGTATTTATGCTTTCACATAGCAATTTCATAACCTCAATTGCTATTACTTTATTTTTTGCGATTACCTATATTATCATCAGTTATATCTGTATTAACTTTTTGCAACAAAAGGGAGATTTTACAGAGCATTTATATTATGTGTTAGTTTTTGTGCCTACCGGAATATATATTTCTTGGATGTCTGAAGTTTATCGAAAACAATTATTAAAATCGCGTGCATCTGAAAAGGCCACTGAAAGCGCAAGAAAGGAATTGCAAAAAATATTTAATGAACTTCGGGCAAACGAGATTGAAATTGAATCAAAAAATGCAGCACTACAAATAAAGCAAATAGAAATAGAACGAATCAACAATAGTCTTAAAGAAGCCAATAGCGAAGTATATAAAAAGAACAGCGAATTAACAGACAGTATTAATTATGCGCGCTACATTCAAAAGGCAATAGTGCCGGGTCAACAAATTATCAAGCAAATTTTTCCGGGAAGTTTTGTTTTTTTGAAACCAAAAGATATTGTAAGCGGTGATTTTTGTTGGACTTGGCAAAAAGATAATTTTGCATGTATTGTAGCTGCCGACTGCACCGGACATGGAGTTCCAGGAGCTATGCTCAGCATGATTGGGGTTTCTTTGTTGAATGAAATAGTAAACATAAACACCATAACTCGACCCAATTTTATTCTCGAAATATTAAAAATGCGCCTCATTAATTTATTCCGCTATGAAAAGAATGGAGCAATTAAAGATGGTATTGAAGTAGCACTTTGTTGCATTGATTATTCAACCAACAAACTTTATTTTTCAGGTTCTAATAATCCACTTTATTTACTATCCGATGGCAAATTAAAAATTATTAAGGCCGATCCAATGCCTATAGGAAATCATAGTTATACCATTAACAAAGAATTTACTAAACATGTAATTGATGTAAAAATGGGAGATTCATTTTACATCTTTAGTGATGGATTTGCAGACCAATTCGGAGGAAAGCAAGGTAAAAAGTACATGTACAAACGTTTGCAGAATTTGTTTTTAGAAATTCATACTTTAGCACCTGAAGAACAAAGAAAAAGAGTAATTCAGGAATTTTATGATTGGAAGGGAATAGAAGAACAAGTAGACGATGTTCTTGTAGTTGGGGTAAAATTACAATAG
- a CDS encoding T9SS type A sorting domain-containing protein: protein MKKILLTLAAITSLMTASQAQTTGGPDAYGYIWRDSNDPNGPAYNWIDITTFGDAAPISGLSDDNNVASTIGFPFHFYWYDVNNIWIGSNGYIGFTNSPIAAPIPTIPLSTAPNNYIAPFACDLNFDPLPGNTAACWKWKSADNDTLIISWINAPFWEQVNGFDGSNTFQLILSTIDSSITFQYQNQIGTYQNPTDFLTLGIENNSGNVGLLHSHDAYPVANYAVKFYYPASSTFSVSDASTSFVNNDESGGLFLSKRSTTVGGPFTLSGEARNSGNTTLNGFNVQANVKNISNASQVLVGGGVTTTFTVDTLQPGQSEAFTYPKAWQPATAGTFTFNSATQLTGDATPTNNTKSCELVVVDTTATNIKLTFDAGAASSGNIAWSGGNAGVGVEIPLPYLPCKVTTLHALIAANPQNASYCLKLYDNAGPNGGPGALLDSVWVDSTTITLGTYSDIILSNPIYLTTSSVYLEWFMLGDGVGIGTVATAPYSNRTYEVFANNWSIYRSRENTDFNLGITIQDVNTGVTTNTTEDNSAIGTFYPNPSNANVSIKINSASTNQRVEYKIYDMKGQVVSASKFVATQGTQTVELPVSRLSNGVYTCLFTMNGKTTSRQFNVVK, encoded by the coding sequence ATGAAAAAAATTTTACTAACTCTTGCTGCCATTACATCATTAATGACAGCATCGCAGGCTCAAACAACTGGCGGACCAGATGCTTACGGGTATATTTGGCGCGACAGTAACGATCCTAACGGGCCGGCTTACAATTGGATTGACATTACCACATTTGGTGATGCAGCCCCAATTAGTGGTTTATCCGACGATAACAATGTGGCATCAACCATTGGATTTCCTTTCCATTTTTACTGGTATGATGTAAACAACATTTGGATTGGAAGTAACGGCTATATTGGATTTACAAACAGTCCTATTGCTGCCCCAATTCCAACAATTCCTTTATCAACTGCACCAAATAATTACATCGCTCCATTTGCTTGCGATTTAAACTTTGACCCACTTCCGGGAAATACTGCAGCCTGCTGGAAATGGAAAAGTGCGGATAACGACACTTTGATTATTTCTTGGATTAACGCTCCTTTTTGGGAGCAAGTAAATGGATTTGATGGTTCAAATACTTTCCAATTAATTTTATCAACCATTGATAGCTCTATCACTTTCCAGTATCAAAATCAAATTGGAACCTACCAAAATCCTACAGATTTCCTTACTTTAGGTATTGAAAACAACTCTGGAAATGTTGGATTATTACACTCTCACGATGCTTATCCGGTAGCTAACTATGCAGTTAAATTTTATTATCCTGCAAGTTCAACTTTTTCAGTTAGCGATGCTTCAACATCATTTGTAAACAACGATGAATCGGGAGGTTTATTTTTATCGAAGCGTTCAACCACTGTAGGTGGACCATTCACTTTATCAGGTGAGGCAAGAAATTCAGGTAATACTACCCTTAATGGATTTAATGTTCAAGCAAACGTTAAAAATATCAGCAATGCCTCTCAAGTGTTAGTGGGTGGAGGAGTTACAACAACCTTTACTGTTGATACTTTACAACCTGGACAAAGTGAAGCATTTACCTATCCTAAAGCTTGGCAACCTGCAACAGCTGGTACATTTACATTTAACAGTGCTACACAATTAACCGGTGATGCAACTCCTACCAACAATACTAAATCTTGCGAGTTGGTTGTTGTTGATACTACCGCCACAAATATTAAACTTACATTTGATGCAGGAGCTGCTTCTAGCGGAAATATTGCTTGGTCAGGTGGAAATGCAGGTGTTGGAGTTGAAATTCCATTACCTTATTTACCTTGTAAAGTAACTACTTTGCATGCTTTAATTGCTGCAAATCCTCAAAATGCTAGCTATTGCTTAAAGTTGTATGACAATGCCGGACCTAATGGTGGACCTGGAGCTTTGCTCGATTCAGTTTGGGTTGATTCAACCACCATTACTCTTGGAACTTACAGCGATATTATTTTATCAAACCCAATTTACTTAACCACAAGCAGCGTATATTTAGAGTGGTTTATGTTAGGTGATGGAGTTGGTATTGGTACTGTTGCAACAGCTCCTTACAGTAACCGTACTTATGAAGTATTTGCAAACAACTGGTCAATTTACCGCAGTCGTGAAAATACAGACTTTAATTTAGGTATTACAATTCAGGATGTAAATACAGGTGTTACTACCAATACAACCGAAGACAATTCAGCCATTGGAACTTTTTATCCAAACCCTTCCAATGCGAATGTTTCAATTAAGATTAATTCAGCTTCTACAAATCAACGTGTTGAATACAAAATTTACGACATGAAAGGACAAGTAGTGAGCGCTTCTAAATTTGTAGCAACACAAGGAACACAAACAGTTGAATTACCTGTTTCTCGTTTGAGCAATGGTGTTTATACTTGTTTGTTTACTATGAATGGTAAAACTACTTCACGTCAGTTTAACGTAGTGAAGTAA
- the hemE gene encoding uroporphyrinogen decarboxylase, whose protein sequence is MNLQNDLLLRAARGEKTERTPVWLMRQAGRILPEYREVRAKMGGFKDLVESPEFACEVSLQPVDILGVDAAIIFSDILVIPEGMGLPYKMVESKGPWFEKTISSAQDVDLLNVAQADNVQYTIEAIKLLKRALNNRVPLIGFAGAPWTLLAYMVEGSGSKTFSLAKKFLYTQPETAHKLLQKITDSTINYLRAQIDAGADLIQLFDSWAGILSPVQYAEFSHKYINQICEAIKQSHPTTPITVFAKGAFFALAEFSKTKCETIGLDWNMDVNTSRIAVGTSKTLQGNMDPCLLYADYKTIKKETEKMLKEFGAHRHIANLGHGVYADIEKDKAKCFVDTVKEFRFNS, encoded by the coding sequence ATGAATTTACAAAACGATTTGTTATTGCGCGCTGCAAGAGGCGAAAAAACCGAAAGAACACCTGTATGGCTTATGCGCCAAGCTGGTCGAATACTTCCTGAATACCGTGAAGTAAGAGCAAAAATGGGAGGATTTAAAGACCTAGTTGAAAGTCCTGAATTTGCTTGTGAAGTAAGCTTGCAACCGGTTGATATTTTGGGTGTTGATGCAGCCATCATTTTTTCGGATATATTAGTAATACCAGAAGGTATGGGTTTGCCTTACAAAATGGTTGAAAGCAAGGGCCCTTGGTTTGAAAAGACAATCAGTAGTGCGCAAGATGTTGACCTTTTGAATGTAGCACAAGCAGACAATGTGCAGTATACCATAGAAGCAATAAAATTGCTTAAACGTGCATTGAATAACCGCGTTCCATTAATTGGATTTGCAGGTGCTCCATGGACCTTGCTTGCATACATGGTTGAAGGTAGTGGGTCAAAAACTTTTTCATTGGCCAAGAAATTTCTATACACTCAGCCCGAAACAGCACACAAATTGTTGCAGAAAATTACCGATAGTACAATCAATTATTTACGTGCCCAAATTGATGCAGGAGCCGATCTTATTCAACTTTTTGATAGCTGGGCCGGAATTCTAAGTCCTGTGCAGTATGCTGAATTTTCGCACAAATACATTAATCAAATATGCGAAGCAATTAAACAAAGTCATCCAACTACACCTATTACTGTTTTTGCAAAAGGGGCTTTTTTTGCTTTGGCTGAATTTTCGAAAACGAAGTGCGAAACCATTGGATTGGATTGGAACATGGATGTAAATACATCGCGAATTGCAGTAGGAACCTCTAAAACCTTGCAAGGAAACATGGATCCTTGTTTACTTTATGCCGACTATAAGACGATTAAAAAGGAGACCGAAAAAATGCTCAAGGAATTTGGCGCGCATCGTCACATTGCTAATTTAGGCCATGGCGTATATGCCGATATAGAAAAGGATAAAGCAAAGTGTTTTGTTGATACAGTGAAAGAGTTTAGATTTAACAGCTAA
- a CDS encoding DMT family transporter → MDTFFAKYKYFLLLHFVIFIWGFTGILGGLISIPAVSLVWYRMLIAVAGVVLYAGITQRSLILSLPQIGKAMAVGLVIALHWVFFYQSIKSATVSIAVVCLSFATFFSALIEPLFFKRKIYPYELIFGILVVIGLIYIFNFQPGYSEGIFYGVISASLSALFTVLNGKLAPKFEAVALSTYELLGGFLGISMYFFLSSKLSPELFHVSTSDLFYLILLGIVCTAFAFVASVLVMKQLSPYTVVISTNLEPVYTIILAYFIFGEEEKMNVQFYVGTLFILLILFANAYYKQKSRSN, encoded by the coding sequence ATGGATACTTTTTTTGCGAAGTACAAGTATTTTTTGCTGTTACATTTTGTAATTTTCATCTGGGGCTTTACCGGCATATTAGGCGGTTTAATTAGTATTCCGGCAGTTTCATTAGTGTGGTATCGAATGCTTATTGCAGTAGCCGGTGTAGTTTTATATGCAGGTATCACACAAAGATCACTTATTCTCTCCTTACCACAAATTGGCAAAGCAATGGCAGTAGGACTGGTAATAGCACTGCATTGGGTATTTTTTTATCAGTCAATTAAAAGTGCCACTGTTTCTATTGCGGTGGTTTGTTTGAGTTTTGCTACTTTTTTTTCAGCGCTTATTGAGCCACTTTTTTTTAAGCGTAAAATATACCCGTATGAATTAATTTTTGGAATTCTTGTTGTGATTGGATTGATCTACATTTTTAATTTCCAACCAGGGTATTCAGAAGGAATTTTTTATGGAGTTATCTCAGCGTCATTATCAGCTTTGTTTACTGTGCTTAACGGAAAATTGGCACCCAAGTTTGAAGCGGTTGCATTATCGACCTACGAATTATTGGGCGGTTTTTTGGGAATTTCTATGTATTTTTTTCTTAGTTCTAAATTAAGTCCTGAACTTTTTCATGTTTCCACTTCCGATCTCTTTTATCTTATTTTATTGGGAATTGTTTGTACAGCCTTTGCCTTTGTTGCGAGCGTTTTGGTGATGAAACAATTGAGTCCTTACACGGTGGTAATATCAACCAACCTTGAGCCGGTTTATACCATCATTTTGGCCTATTTTATTTTTGGAGAAGAAGAAAAAATGAATGTGCAATTTTACGTGGGGACCTTATTTATTTTACTCATTTTATTTGCCAATGCTTATTACAAACAAAAGAGTAGGTCAAATTGA
- a CDS encoding (Fe-S)-binding protein — MIVDLFIPCYIDQFYPETALNMIKILEKVGCAVNYNPEQTCCGQPAFNMGFWDEAKEVGDKFIREFQNDRYIVCPSTSCVGFVKNQYNEMFHNSVLHNEYKQIQKNMFEFSDFLVNVLKITNIGATLNGVATYHDSCTALRNFGIKNEPRILLEKVRGLELKEMKQSEACCGFGGGFSVKMEPIAVSLAQQKIEDAESTGADYIISTDASCLLHLESILKKNQKPMKIMHLADVLASGWD, encoded by the coding sequence ATGATTGTAGATTTATTTATTCCGTGTTATATCGACCAGTTTTATCCGGAAACTGCACTCAATATGATTAAAATATTAGAGAAAGTAGGTTGTGCTGTAAATTATAATCCAGAACAAACTTGTTGTGGTCAACCTGCTTTTAACATGGGTTTTTGGGACGAAGCCAAAGAGGTGGGTGATAAATTTATTCGTGAATTTCAAAACGATCGATACATTGTTTGCCCTTCAACTTCTTGTGTTGGATTTGTAAAAAACCAATACAACGAAATGTTTCACAATTCGGTGCTACACAACGAATACAAACAAATTCAAAAGAACATGTTCGAGTTCAGTGATTTTTTGGTGAATGTGTTAAAGATTACCAACATTGGAGCAACCTTGAACGGTGTAGCAACTTACCACGATTCATGTACCGCATTGCGCAATTTTGGGATAAAAAATGAACCACGTATTCTACTCGAAAAAGTTAGGGGATTAGAACTAAAGGAAATGAAACAATCGGAAGCGTGCTGTGGTTTTGGTGGAGGTTTTTCAGTAAAGATGGAACCTATTGCTGTAAGCTTAGCGCAACAAAAAATTGAAGATGCTGAAAGTACAGGAGCCGATTATATTATTTCAACCGATGCCTCTTGTTTATTGCATCTGGAAAGTATTTTGAAGAAAAATCAAAAGCCTATGAAAATAATGCACCTGGCAGATGTACTTGCTTCAGGATGGGATTAA
- a CDS encoding MGMT family protein, which yields MQPEPGFFDLVYQVARLIPKGRVTSYGAIAAYLGSAKSARMVGWAMNAAHQQKPKVPAHRVVNRIGMLSGKHHFSTSDTMQHLLEKEGVKVKDDQILNFSKHFWDPRSELSL from the coding sequence ATGCAACCGGAGCCTGGCTTTTTTGATTTAGTATATCAAGTAGCTCGTTTAATTCCCAAAGGAAGGGTAACAAGTTATGGCGCAATTGCTGCTTATTTAGGAAGTGCAAAATCTGCACGAATGGTTGGCTGGGCAATGAATGCAGCTCACCAACAAAAACCAAAAGTTCCGGCGCACAGAGTAGTTAATAGAATCGGGATGTTATCGGGAAAACATCATTTTTCTACTTCAGATACAATGCAGCATTTACTCGAGAAAGAAGGTGTAAAAGTAAAAGATGATCAGATTTTGAATTTCAGCAAACACTTTTGGGACCCACGAAGCGAGCTTTCGCTTTAG
- a CDS encoding pentapeptide repeat-containing protein yields the protein MLVIEDKNYKAISFADELKTLCEFENCSFVNCNFSGVELGAYTFSDCSFQDCDMSLVKFKNTGLKTARFINCKLTGCDFSNCNPFLLALNFNGCLLNLASFYKLKLKQTTFANCNLNETDFTQADLSSSMFENCNFLDATFFETLLEKVDFSTSYNYRIHPEENKIKKAKFSHNGLAGLLLNYDIVVV from the coding sequence ATGTTAGTAATAGAAGATAAAAACTACAAAGCAATTTCATTTGCTGATGAATTAAAAACGCTTTGCGAATTTGAAAATTGCAGCTTTGTAAATTGCAATTTTTCGGGAGTAGAACTAGGTGCTTATACCTTTAGTGATTGCAGCTTTCAAGACTGTGATATGAGTTTGGTTAAGTTTAAAAATACCGGTTTAAAAACAGCACGTTTTATTAATTGTAAATTAACCGGCTGTGATTTTAGCAATTGCAACCCCTTTTTGTTAGCCTTAAATTTTAACGGATGTTTGCTCAACTTAGCATCGTTTTACAAGTTGAAATTAAAGCAAACTACTTTTGCAAATTGCAATTTAAACGAAACCGATTTTACACAAGCTGATTTAAGCAGTTCAATGTTTGAAAATTGTAATTTTTTGGATGCAACATTTTTTGAAACACTTCTCGAAAAAGTAGATTTTAGTACAAGCTATAATTACAGAATACATCCTGAAGAAAACAAAATTAAGAAGGCAAAATTTTCACACAACGGGCTTGCCGGATTATTGTTGAATTACGACATTGTAGTTGTTTAA
- a CDS encoding MFS transporter — protein MEKGNKKVITAWTFYDWANSVYNLVITATILPIYYKAVTITKDDAGNEISNVVTFLGIQFKNTTLYDYSLALANLIVAAVIPLLSGIADYGGSKKKFMQFFCYLGAASCSLMYFFTRDNLAFGIFLIVFASVGFWGSLVFYNAFLPEIAEVQHQDKVSARGFAMGYVGSSLLLIFNLMMVQKPEWFGISDAGMATRISFLTVGIWWIGFAQIPFYYLPGKAAIGKSSENMLTKGYQELRKVWKDMKHNYVLRSYLLAFFVYNMGVQTVLLVATLFGAQEIKMETGQLITTILIIQFVALIGAYLFSFVSKKIGNIRTLMIAVCIWIGACLGTYFFCYTPNDFFVVAGFVGLVMGGIQSLSRSTYSKLLPETDDHASYFSFYDVTEKVCIVLGMATFGIINEMSTNMRKPIIMLIVFFILGFLLLLRVPKGKMPVSSTNA, from the coding sequence ATGGAAAAAGGAAATAAAAAAGTAATAACGGCCTGGACCTTTTACGATTGGGCTAACTCGGTGTACAATCTGGTTATTACTGCAACCATACTTCCTATTTATTACAAAGCAGTAACTATCACCAAAGACGATGCAGGTAACGAAATTTCGAATGTAGTTACCTTTTTAGGTATACAATTTAAAAACACCACGCTGTATGATTATTCTTTGGCCTTGGCAAATTTAATTGTAGCAGCAGTTATTCCATTGCTTTCAGGAATTGCCGATTATGGAGGAAGTAAAAAAAAATTCATGCAATTTTTTTGTTACCTCGGTGCTGCTTCTTGCAGTTTAATGTATTTTTTTACTCGCGATAATCTAGCTTTTGGGATATTTTTAATTGTTTTTGCTTCAGTTGGATTTTGGGGAAGTTTGGTTTTTTACAATGCATTTTTACCGGAAATTGCTGAGGTACAACATCAGGATAAAGTTAGCGCACGCGGTTTTGCTATGGGCTATGTAGGAAGTTCGTTATTGTTGATTTTTAATTTAATGATGGTTCAAAAGCCTGAATGGTTTGGTATTTCAGATGCCGGTATGGCAACACGCATTTCGTTTTTAACCGTTGGAATTTGGTGGATAGGATTTGCTCAAATACCATTTTATTATTTACCCGGTAAAGCAGCAATTGGTAAAAGCAGTGAAAATATGCTTACCAAAGGATATCAAGAATTGCGAAAGGTATGGAAGGATATGAAACACAATTATGTATTGCGCAGTTATCTATTGGCATTTTTTGTTTACAACATGGGTGTACAAACTGTATTGCTGGTAGCCACGTTGTTTGGAGCACAGGAAATAAAAATGGAAACAGGACAATTAATTACCACGATATTAATCATTCAATTTGTAGCGCTCATAGGTGCTTACCTTTTTTCATTTGTATCTAAAAAAATTGGAAATATTCGCACCTTAATGATTGCTGTTTGTATTTGGATTGGAGCCTGTTTAGGCACTTATTTTTTCTGCTACACACCCAATGATTTTTTTGTAGTTGCCGGATTTGTAGGATTAGTAATGGGAGGAATACAATCTTTATCTAGAAGTACATATAGTAAACTATTACCCGAAACTGATGATCACGCCAGTTATTTTAGTTTTTACGACGTAACCGAAAAAGTATGTATTGTTTTGGGAATGGCAACCTTTGGTATTATTAATGAAATGAGCACTAACATGCGTAAACCAATAATTATGTTGATAGTGTTTTTTATACTTGGATTTTTATTATTACTGCGTGTTCCTAAAGGCAAAATGCCTGTTAGCAGTACAAACGCATAA
- the trmB gene encoding tRNA (guanosine(46)-N7)-methyltransferase TrmB produces the protein MAKHKLRQFAEIENFENVFHHIQHAENIPEFKLKGKWNSTYFNNSNPLVLELGCGKGEYSLGLANNHPQKNFIGIDLKGNRIWRGAKTALETNLKNVAFLRTRIENIEFSFAPQEVAEIWITFPDPQPQIARIKKRLTSPRFLQHYKNILKPGGSIHLKTDSELLYRYTLEIIEEQKLTLQQYSSDLYAELSSGTPEAQKNYPIETFSIQTFYEKKFSEKGFKICYIRFCL, from the coding sequence ATGGCTAAACACAAGTTAAGACAGTTTGCAGAAATTGAAAATTTTGAGAATGTATTTCATCACATACAACATGCTGAAAATATTCCTGAATTTAAATTGAAGGGCAAATGGAATTCAACTTATTTCAACAATTCTAATCCGCTTGTTCTAGAGCTTGGTTGCGGGAAAGGTGAATATTCGCTCGGACTTGCAAACAATCATCCTCAAAAAAATTTTATAGGAATTGATTTAAAAGGAAATCGTATTTGGAGAGGGGCTAAAACTGCACTTGAAACGAACCTTAAAAATGTAGCTTTTTTGCGAACGCGTATTGAAAATATTGAGTTTTCATTTGCGCCTCAAGAAGTGGCAGAAATTTGGATAACCTTTCCAGATCCTCAACCTCAAATTGCCAGAATTAAAAAGCGATTAACTTCACCCCGATTCTTGCAGCATTACAAAAACATTTTGAAGCCTGGTGGAAGCATTCATTTAAAAACCGATAGCGAGTTATTGTACCGTTACACGCTTGAAATTATTGAAGAACAAAAATTAACTTTGCAGCAATACAGCTCCGATTTATATGCGGAGCTTTCAAGCGGGACACCTGAAGCACAAAAAAATTATCCGATAGAAACTTTTTCCATACAAACCTTTTATGAAAAAAAATTTTCTGAAAAAGGATTTAAAATTTGTTACATCCGTTTTTGCTTATAG
- a CDS encoding VIT1/CCC1 transporter family protein, with protein MSEHHHHTEQHFQQSEIIKDIVIGMADGLTVPFALAAGLSGVVDSNGIIITAGIAEICAGSIAMGLGGYLAGRTEIEHYNSELKREYDEIVTHYETEKREVREIFAEYGLSEQSQHLIVDEMAKNEDKWVEFMMRYELGLEKPDERRASKSALNIGISYIIGGIIPLSGYIFANNPEHGLIYSSIITVICLFIFGYFKSKLTGQNAFSGALKTTLIGVTAASAAFLIAKLFGN; from the coding sequence ATGTCAGAACACCATCACCATACAGAGCAACATTTTCAGCAATCTGAAATCATAAAGGACATAGTAATCGGAATGGCCGACGGGCTTACGGTTCCCTTTGCATTAGCTGCCGGTTTAAGTGGAGTAGTTGATTCTAACGGCATTATCATCACAGCAGGTATTGCTGAAATTTGTGCCGGATCCATTGCCATGGGTTTGGGAGGCTATTTAGCCGGTCGAACCGAAATTGAACATTACAATTCAGAACTTAAAAGAGAGTACGATGAAATAGTTACTCATTACGAAACTGAAAAAAGGGAAGTGCGAGAAATTTTTGCCGAATACGGATTATCGGAACAATCGCAACATTTGATAGTTGATGAAATGGCGAAGAATGAAGACAAGTGGGTTGAATTTATGATGCGTTACGAACTTGGTCTCGAAAAGCCCGATGAAAGACGTGCCAGTAAAAGCGCCTTGAATATTGGCATCTCTTATATTATTGGTGGAATAATTCCGCTGAGTGGATATATTTTCGCTAACAATCCCGAGCACGGACTTATTTATTCATCAATTATCACGGTAATTTGCTTGTTTATTTTTGGTTACTTTAAAAGTAAACTTACCGGACAAAATGCTTTTTCGGGAGCGCTTAAAACCACACTTATTGGAGTTACAGCTGCTTCAGCCGCATTTTTAATTGCCAAACTTTTCGGTAACTAA
- the ung gene encoding uracil-DNA glycosylase, protein MSIEIEPTWKKVLQSEFEAHYFAQLKDFLIAERAQYKVFPKGSLIFNAFNTTSFHNVRVVIIGQDPYHGLGQANGLCFSVAPECKIPPSLQNIFKELRDDLGLPIPNNGNLESWAKQGVLLLNATLTVRENQAGSHQGKGWEVFTDAVIRALSEQREGIVFLLWGKFAQGKLPLIDTHKHFVLQAAHPSPFSAYNGFFGCKHFSKTNAILNQNNLPPINWEL, encoded by the coding sequence ATGAGTATCGAAATTGAACCTACTTGGAAAAAAGTTTTACAAAGCGAATTTGAGGCTCATTATTTTGCTCAACTAAAAGACTTTTTAATAGCAGAACGTGCGCAATACAAAGTTTTTCCAAAGGGGTCTTTAATCTTTAATGCCTTTAATACAACCTCCTTTCACAATGTGCGTGTAGTTATTATTGGGCAGGACCCTTACCACGGATTAGGACAAGCGAATGGATTATGTTTTTCAGTTGCCCCCGAATGTAAGATACCACCTAGTTTGCAAAACATTTTTAAGGAACTTCGCGACGATTTAGGATTGCCAATTCCCAACAATGGCAATCTTGAATCCTGGGCCAAACAAGGAGTTTTGTTGTTAAATGCCACCTTAACCGTACGCGAAAATCAAGCAGGTTCGCACCAGGGAAAGGGCTGGGAAGTATTTACCGATGCGGTTATTAGAGCCTTGTCGGAACAACGAGAAGGTATCGTGTTTTTACTTTGGGGGAAATTTGCTCAAGGGAAATTGCCACTGATCGATACGCACAAGCATTTTGTATTACAAGCCGCACACCCATCACCCTTTTCAGCATACAACGGATTTTTTGGATGCAAGCATTTTTCTAAAACTAATGCAATTCTAAACCAAAACAATTTGCCACCAATTAATTGGGAACTTTGA